The Blattabacterium cuenoti genome includes a region encoding these proteins:
- a CDS encoding mechanosensitive ion channel family protein, giving the protein MCYKTEKILAKIFQIQGFYEFSHNFDLKKWGTITLIVIGKILFFTVLLIILKFIFNRGVRFIGRRIVSSTHFVWDNILYENKVFDSLSHFFPLSIGFLLIEPFFRNYHTIVIYLEKTFDILFVLIVLQFLIRVVNSIMRIATSENNHQTIAVRSFSQLLKIISIIFCVLVIIAILTKNDLITVLTSLGAITAIVILVFRDTILGFVSGVQMASTKMIKVGDWIGIPKYSIEGTVIEINLTSAKIENFDKTITSVPTYDLISTAVTNFEVMRQKNIRRIKRSILFNIQSFHFCNSDKLKKFQHVYLIKNYIQKKQKEINIFNKEKNVDIRIDLNGRRLTNIGLFRQYALEYLHQHPRISQLETLMVRHLEPTPYGLPVELYCFTNTSESIKYEQIQASVFDHLLTAAREFNLEVTQVTKKEFF; this is encoded by the coding sequence GACTTGAAAAAATGGGGAACTATAACTCTTATTGTAATTGGTAAAATCTTATTTTTTACTGTATTATTAATAATTTTAAAATTTATTTTCAATAGAGGGGTCCGTTTTATAGGAAGAAGAATTGTGAGCTCTACTCATTTTGTTTGGGATAACATTTTATATGAAAATAAAGTTTTTGATAGTTTATCCCATTTTTTCCCTTTATCTATTGGTTTTCTATTAATTGAACCTTTTTTTAGAAATTATCATACAATTGTCATTTATTTAGAAAAAACATTCGATATTTTATTTGTTTTAATCGTTTTACAATTTTTAATTAGAGTTGTAAATTCCATAATGAGAATAGCTACAAGTGAAAACAATCATCAAACCATAGCTGTCCGTTCTTTTTCACAATTACTAAAAATTATATCCATTATATTTTGCGTTTTAGTTATCATTGCTATCCTTACAAAAAATGATTTAATTACTGTACTTACTAGTTTAGGAGCTATAACAGCTATTGTTATATTAGTTTTTAGGGACACTATTCTGGGATTTGTTTCTGGGGTACAAATGGCTTCTACTAAAATGATAAAAGTAGGAGACTGGATAGGAATTCCAAAATACAGTATAGAAGGAACGGTTATAGAAATCAATTTAACTTCTGCAAAAATAGAGAATTTTGATAAAACTATAACCAGTGTGCCAACTTATGATTTAATTTCTACAGCTGTAACTAATTTTGAAGTCATGCGTCAAAAGAACATACGTAGAATCAAAAGATCCATATTATTTAATATACAATCTTTTCATTTTTGTAACTCAGATAAATTAAAAAAATTTCAACATGTTTACTTAATTAAAAATTATATTCAAAAAAAACAAAAAGAAATAAATATTTTCAATAAAGAAAAAAATGTTGATATTCGCATAGATCTTAATGGAAGAAGATTAACGAACATTGGTCTATTTCGTCAATATGCATTGGAATATTTGCATCAACATCCACGAATATCACAATTAGAAACACTTATGGTCAGACACTTAGAGCCTACTCCTTATGGACTTCCTGTTGAATTATACTGTTTTACAAACACTTCTGAATCCATTAAATATGAACAAATACAAGCTAGTGTTTTTGATCATTTACTGACAGCTGCTAGAGAGTTTAATTTAGAAGTGACACAAGTCACTAAGAAAGAATTTTTTTAA